One stretch of Streptomyces sp. A2-16 DNA includes these proteins:
- a CDS encoding SAV2148 family HEPN domain-containing protein, protein MGSGGLELPPGDEGHEGNSQDAPPGTVSLARPMDAGATIGPELDWDADAWREVRTRAQRAGRAYIWLNLVEQRLRAVVAAVLRPIYEPVHGHDDWVVAAAGPAGQEWVQRAVAVREVSRRKGYLLDPADDNVLSFLTLPQLRELMVQHWPCFEPYFDDRRDVELALDELEVTRNVVSRNRALSEAVLGQAERASAKLLEILGAGGDVPSARRLPVDAVEDLVGDRYADVVAVHPDRVRLLRQFPAEDIFGGARRLDAVGIGLNLLVQNFSGRRLVRLAEAGCRVRLLFLNPASSAVKRRERELGMKRGELSRAVEMNILHMRRVRSRLRDPGAFEIQVYDDTPRFTAYLVDGDGTDGIAVVQSYLRRSRGMEAPVLVLRNGNRVVKAGDVDDSGLFPTYREEFETNWADSRPVS, encoded by the coding sequence GTGGGCTCGGGAGGGCTGGAGTTGCCCCCTGGTGACGAGGGTCACGAGGGGAACTCCCAAGACGCCCCGCCCGGCACGGTGTCCCTGGCACGGCCGATGGACGCGGGAGCGACGATCGGGCCGGAGCTGGACTGGGACGCCGACGCCTGGCGCGAGGTGCGTACGCGCGCACAACGGGCGGGGCGGGCCTACATCTGGCTGAACCTCGTCGAACAGCGGCTGCGGGCTGTCGTGGCCGCTGTTCTGCGTCCCATCTACGAACCCGTCCACGGCCACGACGACTGGGTGGTGGCCGCCGCCGGGCCCGCCGGTCAGGAGTGGGTCCAGCGTGCGGTCGCCGTCCGCGAAGTCAGCCGCCGCAAGGGCTACTTGCTCGACCCCGCCGACGACAACGTCCTCAGCTTCCTCACGCTGCCCCAGCTGCGCGAGCTGATGGTGCAGCACTGGCCCTGCTTCGAGCCCTACTTCGACGACCGGCGGGACGTCGAACTGGCCCTGGACGAGCTGGAGGTGACGCGCAACGTCGTCTCCCGCAACCGGGCCCTGTCCGAGGCCGTCCTCGGCCAGGCCGAGCGTGCCTCCGCCAAACTCCTCGAGATACTCGGCGCCGGCGGTGACGTGCCGTCCGCCCGCCGACTGCCCGTGGACGCGGTCGAGGACCTGGTGGGCGACCGGTACGCCGACGTGGTCGCCGTGCACCCCGACCGGGTGCGGCTGCTGCGGCAGTTCCCCGCCGAGGACATCTTCGGCGGCGCCCGCCGGCTCGACGCCGTCGGCATCGGCCTCAACCTCCTCGTGCAGAACTTCTCCGGCCGCCGTCTGGTGCGGCTCGCCGAGGCGGGCTGCCGGGTGCGGCTGCTGTTCCTCAACCCGGCCTCCAGCGCGGTCAAGCGACGCGAGCGGGAACTCGGCATGAAGCGGGGCGAGTTGAGCCGTGCCGTCGAGATGAACATCCTGCACATGCGCCGGGTGCGGTCGAGACTGCGCGACCCGGGCGCCTTCGAGATCCAGGTCTACGACGACACCCCGCGCTTCACGGCCTACCTCGTGGACGGCGACGGCACCGACGGCATAGCGGTCGTGCAGTCCTATCTGCGCCGGTCGCGGGGCATGGAGGCGCCGGTCCTCGTGCTGCGCAACGGAAACCGGGTCGTCAAGGCGGGCGATGTGGACGACAGCGGTCTCTTCCCCACCTACCGCGAGGAGTTCGAGACGAACTGGGCGGATTCGCGGCCGGTGTCCTGA
- a CDS encoding LysR family transcriptional regulator: MDERQLRILRELGELGSVTAVAEALLVTPSAISQQLRLLQRSVRVPLTERDGRRLVLTDAGQALAGAAIEVETALARARHTVEEFADRPEGEVSVAAFHSAGAAFFPLLLRALADPGGPVPRLADEDVPQEDFPRLTRAYDLVLAHRLDHAGAWPPTVTATTLLREPLDVAMPADHPLAAKGRVTPADVAGEPWITVHDGFPVMATIEAIGAAAGHRLHLAHRINEFAVAAEAVAAGGGLALMPRWTMRRHPALVLRPLSGVRARRRIDALYRPERTARRAVRTVLTELRRAALVIQGEETS; this comes from the coding sequence GTGGACGAACGACAGCTGCGGATCCTGCGGGAACTCGGCGAACTGGGCAGCGTGACCGCGGTCGCCGAGGCGCTGCTGGTGACCCCGTCGGCGATCTCCCAGCAGCTCAGACTGCTGCAGCGGTCGGTCAGGGTGCCGCTGACCGAGCGCGACGGCCGACGGCTGGTGCTCACGGACGCCGGGCAGGCGCTCGCGGGCGCGGCCATCGAGGTGGAGACGGCGCTGGCCCGCGCGCGGCACACGGTCGAGGAGTTCGCGGACCGGCCCGAGGGCGAGGTGTCGGTGGCGGCCTTCCACAGCGCGGGCGCGGCCTTCTTCCCCCTGCTGCTGCGTGCCCTCGCCGACCCGGGCGGCCCCGTACCGAGGCTGGCCGACGAGGACGTCCCGCAGGAGGACTTCCCCCGCCTCACCCGCGCGTACGACCTCGTCCTGGCCCACCGCCTCGACCACGCCGGCGCCTGGCCGCCCACGGTGACGGCCACCACGCTCCTGCGCGAACCGCTGGACGTCGCCATGCCCGCCGACCACCCCTTGGCGGCCAAGGGCCGGGTGACTCCGGCGGACGTGGCCGGCGAGCCCTGGATCACCGTCCACGACGGCTTCCCGGTCATGGCCACCATCGAGGCGATCGGGGCGGCGGCGGGCCACCGGCTGCACCTCGCCCACCGCATCAACGAGTTCGCGGTGGCGGCGGAGGCGGTGGCGGCGGGGGGAGGCCTGGCGCTGATGCCCCGCTGGACGATGCGCCGCCATCCGGCGTTGGTGCTGAGACCGCTGAGCGGCGTACGGGCCAGGCGCCGCATCGACGCCCTGTACCGCCCGGAGAGAACGGCGAGGAGGGCGGTCCGCACGGTGCTGACCGAACTGCGGAGGGCGGCGCTTGTGATTCAGGGCGAGGAGACTTCCTGA
- a CDS encoding sugar ABC transporter substrate-binding protein codes for MRARRFVGVLLLLLLAGCTGTSARDDGRITLRFQSLAWQEESVAANKELVKEWNATHPGVEVEYVQGSWDSVHDQLLTSFEGGEAPDIIHDATDDLADFAYGGYLANLENLLPRRLTSDIPQRSWDTATFGDGVYGVPFLQEPRVLIANAEWLKDSGVRIPTPEHPWSWAEFRDITARLSGDGKYGVAWPLKEPVSATLNLSLSAGGRLFHRGADGKVTIRFEKPDETVPRTIHDQANTDHSASPTTLGSGGSDTLPGFFGGKYAMVPLGFSYRQQIAQQAPKGFAWQVLPAPAGAEGLTQGVSPQTLSVAEDSPHKKEAAAFIDFLLQPKNMVRLALGDWMLPTGTEALKDPALRTAKDGWATGTALASRLSPAPAQSVRGYPEWKDKVATPAFQEYYSGAIGLGELRKRLVDDGNRVLARYQR; via the coding sequence ATGCGCGCACGGCGGTTCGTGGGAGTCCTCCTCCTGCTGCTCCTGGCCGGCTGCACCGGCACGAGCGCGCGCGACGACGGCCGGATCACCCTCCGCTTCCAGTCCCTCGCCTGGCAGGAGGAGTCCGTCGCGGCCAACAAGGAACTCGTGAAGGAGTGGAACGCGACCCACCCCGGCGTCGAGGTCGAGTACGTACAGGGGAGTTGGGACAGTGTGCACGATCAGCTGCTCACCTCCTTCGAGGGCGGCGAGGCGCCCGACATCATCCACGACGCCACCGACGACCTCGCGGACTTCGCCTACGGCGGCTATCTCGCGAACCTCGAGAACCTGCTGCCCCGGCGTCTCACGTCGGACATCCCGCAGCGGAGTTGGGACACCGCCACCTTCGGCGACGGCGTCTACGGCGTGCCCTTCCTGCAGGAACCCCGCGTGCTGATCGCCAACGCCGAGTGGCTGAAGGACTCCGGCGTGCGGATCCCCACCCCCGAACACCCCTGGAGCTGGGCCGAGTTCCGGGACATCACCGCAAGGCTCAGCGGGGACGGAAAGTACGGAGTGGCCTGGCCGCTGAAGGAACCCGTCTCCGCGACCCTCAACCTGTCGCTGTCGGCGGGCGGCCGGCTCTTCCACCGGGGAGCCGACGGAAAGGTCACCATCCGCTTCGAGAAGCCCGACGAGACCGTGCCCCGCACCATCCACGACCAGGCGAACACCGACCACAGCGCCTCGCCCACCACGCTCGGCAGCGGCGGCTCCGACACCCTGCCCGGTTTCTTCGGCGGCAAGTACGCGATGGTCCCGCTCGGGTTCTCCTACCGTCAGCAGATCGCACAGCAGGCGCCGAAGGGCTTCGCATGGCAGGTGCTGCCCGCCCCGGCCGGCGCCGAGGGGCTCACCCAGGGAGTCAGCCCGCAGACTCTGTCCGTCGCCGAGGACAGCCCGCACAAGAAGGAGGCCGCCGCGTTCATCGACTTCCTTCTCCAGCCGAAGAACATGGTCCGGCTGGCGCTGGGGGACTGGATGCTGCCCACCGGAACCGAGGCCCTGAAGGACCCCGCCCTGCGCACCGCGAAGGACGGTTGGGCCACCGGTACCGCCCTCGCCTCCCGGCTGAGCCCGGCGCCCGCGCAGTCCGTCCGGGGCTATCCGGAGTGGAAGGACAAGGTCGCCACCCCCGCCTTCCAGGAGTACTACAGCGGTGCGATCGGCCTCGGTGAGCTGCGCAAACGGCTGGTGGACGACGGGAACCGGGTGCTCGCCCGCTACCAGCGCTGA
- a CDS encoding aminoglycoside phosphotransferase family protein produces the protein MDETRARDVLAAAGLPVGPARLLALGENAVFAVDDLVVKVGRDAELLDRARRELDIALWLAQAEVPAVRAAEPEARLVDGHPVTLWHRLPDAVRPAGPRDLAELLRVVHALPAPPFELPPRELLGGVERWLRLAGDAISSADAEYLRRRRDGFVGAAAAVTPRLTPGPIHGDALPRNVHVGPSGPFLVDLETFSSDLREHDLVVMALSRDRYGLSADAYDSFTAAYGWDVREWEGCSVLRGARETASCAWVAQHAPSNPKALAEFERRVASLRDGDETVRWYAF, from the coding sequence ATGGACGAGACACGGGCGCGGGACGTACTGGCCGCGGCGGGGCTGCCGGTGGGGCCGGCGCGACTGCTCGCCCTCGGCGAGAACGCCGTGTTCGCCGTCGATGACCTGGTCGTCAAGGTGGGCCGCGACGCCGAACTCCTCGACCGGGCGCGCCGGGAACTGGACATCGCCCTGTGGCTGGCGCAGGCGGAGGTGCCCGCGGTGCGGGCGGCCGAGCCGGAGGCACGACTGGTCGACGGCCATCCGGTGACGCTGTGGCACCGGCTTCCCGACGCCGTACGGCCCGCCGGACCGCGGGATTTGGCCGAACTGCTGCGGGTCGTGCACGCGCTGCCGGCGCCGCCGTTCGAGCTGCCGCCGCGTGAGCTGCTGGGCGGTGTCGAGCGGTGGCTGCGGCTCGCGGGGGACGCGATCTCCTCCGCCGACGCCGAGTATCTGCGTCGGCGGCGGGACGGCTTCGTGGGGGCGGCGGCCGCGGTGACGCCTCGTCTGACGCCGGGGCCGATCCACGGGGACGCGCTGCCCCGCAATGTGCACGTCGGGCCCTCCGGACCGTTCCTCGTCGACCTGGAGACCTTCTCCTCGGATCTGCGCGAGCACGATCTGGTGGTCATGGCTCTGTCCCGGGACCGGTACGGGCTGTCCGCGGACGCCTACGACTCGTTCACCGCCGCCTACGGATGGGACGTGCGGGAGTGGGAGGGGTGCTCGGTGCTGCGGGGTGCCCGGGAGACGGCCAGCTGTGCGTGGGTCGCCCAGCACGCGCCGTCGAACCCCAAGGCGTTGGCGGAGTTCGAGCGGAGGGTGGCTTCGCTGCGGGACGGCGACGAGACGGTGCGGTGGTATGCGTTCTGA
- a CDS encoding DMT family transporter, with the protein MSDARRTDVVLLLVAIVWGSSYLSAQTATSALPVLLVLLARYALSALACLGVLVSGRGPRRWTREELRAGVPLGLTQAAVLVVETYGVAHTSAANAGLIISLTIVLTPLLDRTGHRGGLPPAFYAAAGVCVLAVGLLMAGNGFHAPRLGDLLMLGAAVVRAGHVALVGRLTTGRAIRPMHLTTVQTLVGTALFLPLSAHELPTLAHAGTATWAQLLYLALFCSVFAFLAQTWAVQRTSASRASLLLGTEPIWAAAVGLALGGEHFTALTGLGAVLMVTGTYWGQSVERAHRGAAPPRAEAHAHLTDEEPPKPDDARDTTTPATPTAV; encoded by the coding sequence GTGTCCGACGCCCGCCGTACCGACGTGGTACTCCTGCTGGTCGCGATCGTCTGGGGTTCGAGTTATCTCTCCGCCCAGACGGCGACGTCCGCCCTGCCTGTCCTGCTGGTGCTCCTCGCCCGCTACGCCCTGTCCGCGCTCGCCTGTCTGGGCGTCCTCGTCTCCGGGCGAGGGCCCCGCCGGTGGACCCGTGAGGAGCTCCGGGCCGGGGTGCCCCTGGGCCTGACCCAGGCCGCCGTCCTGGTCGTCGAGACCTACGGCGTCGCCCACACCAGCGCCGCCAACGCGGGGCTCATCATCAGCCTGACCATCGTCCTGACCCCCCTCCTCGACCGCACCGGCCACCGGGGCGGCCTCCCGCCCGCCTTCTACGCCGCGGCCGGTGTGTGCGTCCTGGCCGTCGGACTGCTCATGGCGGGCAACGGCTTCCACGCGCCCCGCCTCGGCGACCTGCTGATGCTCGGGGCCGCGGTCGTGCGGGCCGGCCATGTGGCGCTGGTCGGCCGGCTCACCACGGGCCGGGCGATCAGGCCGATGCATCTCACGACCGTGCAGACCCTCGTCGGCACCGCTCTGTTCCTCCCCCTGTCCGCGCACGAGCTCCCGACCCTGGCCCACGCGGGAACGGCGACCTGGGCCCAGCTGCTCTATCTCGCCCTGTTCTGCAGTGTGTTCGCCTTCCTCGCCCAGACCTGGGCGGTGCAGCGCACCTCGGCCAGCCGGGCCAGTCTGCTGCTGGGCACCGAGCCGATCTGGGCCGCCGCGGTGGGACTCGCCCTGGGCGGCGAGCACTTCACCGCTCTGACCGGGCTCGGAGCGGTACTGATGGTCACCGGCACCTACTGGGGGCAGTCCGTGGAACGAGCCCACCGCGGGGCCGCCCCGCCCCGCGCCGAAGCGCACGCGCACCTCACCGACGAGGAACCCCCGAAGCCCGACGACGCCCGCGACACCACGACGCCCGCGACACCTACGGCCGTCTGA
- a CDS encoding sugar ABC transporter permease has translation MTLVTATQRSAQGVGHAEGDRRPSDRGAWFLVLPALIPILVLSVGPLLYGILLAFTDAQSGRTRATQWIGGLNFQDLLHDTLFWESFRIGLVWAVGVTVPQFLLALGLALLLNQDLKLRWLARALAIIPWAMPEVVVGVMWRLVYNPDAGVLNETLRTLGLGDGRDWLSGLSTALPAVIVVGVWAGMPQTTVTLLAGLQNTPRELHEAASMDGAGAWRRFRTVTWPALRPVALAITALNFIWNFNSFALVYVLTSGGPGGRTRLPMLFAYEEAFRYGQFGYAAAMGCVMVAVVSVLLALFLVGRLKGGDDA, from the coding sequence GTGACACTGGTGACCGCGACGCAGCGGTCGGCGCAGGGCGTTGGGCACGCCGAGGGGGACCGTCGCCCGTCCGACCGCGGGGCCTGGTTCCTGGTGCTGCCCGCGCTGATCCCGATCCTGGTGCTGAGCGTGGGGCCGCTGCTGTACGGGATCCTGCTGGCCTTCACCGACGCCCAGTCGGGCCGGACCCGGGCCACGCAGTGGATCGGCGGCCTCAACTTCCAGGACCTGCTGCACGACACCCTGTTCTGGGAGTCGTTCCGGATCGGCCTGGTGTGGGCGGTCGGCGTCACCGTCCCGCAGTTCCTGCTGGCGCTCGGCCTCGCACTCCTGCTGAACCAGGACCTCAAGCTGCGCTGGCTCGCCCGCGCCCTCGCGATCATCCCCTGGGCCATGCCCGAGGTCGTCGTCGGCGTGATGTGGCGCCTCGTCTACAACCCGGACGCCGGTGTCCTCAACGAGACGCTGCGCACCCTCGGCCTCGGCGACGGCCGTGACTGGCTCAGTGGCCTGTCCACCGCCCTGCCCGCCGTGATCGTCGTCGGCGTCTGGGCCGGGATGCCCCAGACGACGGTCACCCTGCTCGCCGGCCTCCAGAACACCCCGCGCGAACTCCACGAGGCGGCTTCCATGGACGGCGCGGGCGCCTGGCGCCGGTTCCGCACGGTCACCTGGCCCGCGCTCAGACCCGTCGCGCTCGCGATCACCGCGCTCAACTTCATCTGGAACTTCAACTCGTTCGCCCTGGTGTACGTGCTGACCAGCGGCGGACCCGGCGGCCGCACCCGTCTGCCCATGCTCTTCGCCTACGAAGAGGCCTTCCGCTACGGCCAGTTCGGCTACGCGGCCGCGATGGGCTGTGTGATGGTCGCGGTCGTCTCCGTCCTGCTCGCCCTGTTCCTCGTGGGCCGCCTGAAGGGAGGTGACGACGCATGA
- a CDS encoding copper amine oxidase, which translates to MRVNRISRARRHAALGVSVAALAAGVTTGAGPAVAQPKAAAAAAECSTAYKIEQKLSSGTTWRMCWRYDSKAGMVLEDISYQPKGEATPIKVLNSARLGQIHVPYDDGSVEYDDLTGFGFAQGLMNLDPGECPGGTIKKVKVPDSWDPDRAEVNGLCTTTRSRGHAYRMQGDSANKVYQAQGKDLLVYSVNQVGWYEYMTEWRFQDDGTITMNLGATGSLSYEDYDAGDGRGWPIGKGPRAQATSHSHNAFWRLDFALDGSSKNRVEQYDSTVTAAAQGQQAPTTKTTRTPVTKELAGDAKSYRWWRMVSAVGKNKDWHQRSYEIVPGPSTKYPGRSFTKHDVYFTEYNQCEQFASNNTGSCAAGAGNSVDKWVNGQTLTHPVVWMNVGFHHIARDEDQQPMPVHWQGFSVAPRDVTAMNPLTPAELAGQNGHWEFGS; encoded by the coding sequence ATGCGTGTCAACAGAATCAGCCGCGCGCGCAGGCACGCGGCCCTCGGCGTGTCCGTGGCCGCGCTGGCCGCCGGTGTCACCACCGGTGCGGGTCCGGCCGTCGCCCAGCCGAAGGCCGCCGCGGCGGCCGCGGAGTGCAGCACCGCCTACAAGATCGAGCAGAAGCTCTCCAGCGGCACGACCTGGCGGATGTGCTGGCGCTACGACAGCAAGGCCGGAATGGTGCTGGAGGACATCTCCTACCAGCCCAAGGGCGAGGCCACCCCGATCAAGGTCCTCAACAGCGCGCGGCTCGGCCAGATCCACGTCCCCTACGACGACGGCAGCGTCGAGTACGACGACCTGACGGGCTTCGGCTTCGCCCAGGGCCTGATGAACCTGGACCCGGGCGAGTGTCCCGGCGGCACCATCAAGAAGGTCAAGGTCCCGGACTCCTGGGACCCGGACCGCGCCGAGGTCAACGGCCTGTGCACCACGACCCGTTCCCGCGGCCACGCCTACCGCATGCAGGGCGACAGCGCCAACAAGGTCTACCAGGCCCAGGGCAAGGACCTGCTCGTCTACTCGGTCAACCAGGTCGGCTGGTACGAGTACATGACCGAGTGGCGCTTCCAGGACGACGGCACCATCACCATGAACCTCGGCGCGACCGGCAGCCTCTCCTACGAGGACTACGACGCCGGCGACGGCCGCGGCTGGCCGATCGGCAAGGGTCCCCGCGCCCAGGCCACCAGCCACAGCCACAACGCCTTCTGGCGCCTGGACTTCGCCCTCGACGGCTCCTCCAAGAACCGGGTCGAGCAGTACGACTCGACGGTCACCGCGGCCGCCCAGGGCCAGCAGGCGCCGACGACCAAGACCACCCGCACCCCGGTCACCAAGGAACTCGCCGGCGACGCCAAGAGCTACCGCTGGTGGCGCATGGTCAGCGCGGTCGGCAAGAACAAGGACTGGCACCAGCGGTCGTACGAGATCGTCCCCGGTCCGAGCACCAAGTACCCGGGCCGCAGCTTCACCAAGCACGACGTGTACTTCACCGAGTACAACCAGTGCGAGCAGTTCGCCAGCAACAACACCGGCAGCTGCGCCGCCGGAGCGGGCAATTCCGTCGACAAGTGGGTCAACGGCCAGACCCTCACCCACCCGGTCGTCTGGATGAACGTGGGCTTCCACCACATCGCGCGGGACGAGGACCAGCAGCCCATGCCGGTCCACTGGCAGGGATTCTCCGTCGCCCCCAGGGACGTCACGGCTATGAATCCGCTCACTCCGGCCGAGCTCGCCGGGCAGAACGGCCACTGGGAGTTCGGTAGTTGA
- a CDS encoding carbohydrate ABC transporter permease, which yields MRTSTSGRVGQYAALLAYLVFLAFPFLWLISTAFKSPRELGSLHPTWIPRQPTLDNFRQAFDEQPLLRAAGNSLLAAFAAAVIAVLIATPLAYVMARHRTRLGKAATGWVVVSQAFPLVLVIIPLFLVLKELRLINSLAGLVMVYVVWALPFALWMLVGYVRAVPTELEEAAAVDGAGRLRTLVSVTAPLLAPGIVATGLFAFITAWNEFFFALVLLKTADKQTLPVVLTHFIGAEGVADLGPLAAAAFLATLPSLIIFAIIQRRITGGMLTGAVKS from the coding sequence ATGAGAACCAGTACCTCCGGCCGCGTCGGCCAGTACGCCGCCCTCCTCGCCTATCTCGTCTTCCTCGCGTTCCCCTTCCTCTGGCTGATCTCCACCGCTTTCAAGTCCCCGCGCGAGCTGGGCAGTCTGCATCCCACCTGGATCCCCCGCCAGCCCACCCTCGACAACTTCCGCCAGGCCTTCGACGAACAGCCCCTGCTGCGCGCCGCCGGGAACTCGCTGCTCGCCGCGTTCGCCGCCGCCGTGATCGCCGTACTGATCGCGACCCCGCTCGCCTACGTCATGGCCCGCCACCGCACCCGGCTCGGGAAGGCTGCCACGGGCTGGGTGGTGGTCAGCCAGGCGTTCCCGCTGGTGCTGGTGATCATCCCGTTGTTCCTGGTGCTCAAGGAGCTACGACTGATCAACTCCCTCGCGGGCCTGGTGATGGTGTACGTCGTGTGGGCGCTGCCGTTCGCGCTGTGGATGCTCGTCGGATACGTCCGTGCCGTGCCGACGGAGCTGGAGGAGGCGGCCGCCGTCGACGGGGCCGGGCGGCTGCGGACCCTGGTGTCGGTGACCGCGCCGCTGCTCGCGCCGGGGATCGTGGCGACGGGGCTGTTCGCGTTCATCACCGCGTGGAACGAGTTCTTCTTCGCCCTGGTGCTGCTGAAGACCGCGGACAAACAGACCCTGCCGGTCGTCCTCACCCACTTCATCGGCGCGGAGGGAGTCGCTGACCTCGGCCCACTGGCGGCCGCCGCCTTCCTCGCCACCCTGCCCTCGCTGATCATCTTCGCGATCATCCAACGCCGCATCACGGGAGGCATGTTGACCGGGGCGGTGAAGAGCTGA
- a CDS encoding 3'-5' exonuclease has translation MGWHRELLIGFDLETTGTDPREARIVTGAVIEVRDGQPLGRREWLADPGMEIPADAVAVHGISNERAAAEGRPADQVADAIADVLTTYWKTGVPVVAYNAAFDLSLLSAELRRYDLPSLSERLGGLDPAPVIDPYTIDRSVDRYRRGKRNLEAVCTEYGVALDAAHDACADALAAARLACAIAVRHPKVAALGPADLHRRQIEWYAEWAADFQDFLRRKGDATAVVDGTWPLREPADETV, from the coding sequence ATGGGCTGGCACCGAGAGCTGCTGATCGGCTTCGACCTGGAGACGACCGGCACCGATCCGCGCGAGGCGCGCATCGTCACGGGAGCCGTGATCGAGGTCAGGGACGGGCAGCCGCTCGGACGCCGGGAGTGGCTGGCGGACCCGGGCATGGAGATCCCGGCGGACGCCGTCGCGGTGCACGGGATCAGCAATGAGCGGGCGGCCGCCGAGGGCCGCCCCGCCGACCAGGTCGCCGACGCCATCGCGGACGTCCTCACCACCTACTGGAAGACGGGCGTCCCGGTCGTCGCGTACAACGCCGCCTTCGATCTGAGCCTGCTCTCCGCCGAACTGCGCCGGTACGACCTGCCGTCCCTGAGTGAACGCCTGGGCGGCCTCGACCCGGCCCCGGTCATCGACCCGTACACCATCGACCGCTCGGTGGACCGCTACCGCCGCGGCAAGCGCAACCTCGAAGCGGTCTGCACGGAGTACGGCGTCGCGCTCGACGCCGCCCACGACGCCTGCGCCGACGCCCTCGCCGCGGCCCGGCTGGCCTGCGCGATAGCCGTGCGCCATCCCAAGGTCGCCGCCCTGGGCCCGGCGGACCTGCACCGCCGTCAGATCGAGTGGTACGCCGAGTGGGCGGCGGACTTCCAGGACTTCCTGCGCCGCAAGGGCGACGCGACAGCGGTGGTCGACGGCACCTGGCCGCTGCGCGAGCCGGCCGACGAGACGGTATGA
- the erm gene encoding ErmE/ErmH/ErmO/ErmR family 23S rRNA (adenine(2058)-N(6))-methyltransferase: MARPTHVSRALSQNFLTDRTAAARLARLAVPHPKAGLVLEVGAGKGALTELLAPRCRRLLAYEIDERLVPQLDARFRSASQVQVVAGDFLAARPPRTPFSVAGNVPFSRTAAIVHWCLTAPALTDATLLTQLEYARKRTGDYGRWTSLTVLSWPRYEWRLVGRVGRHGFRPVPRVDAGILRIERRRTPLLDPAALSGWRHLVELGFSGVGGSLHASLCRAHPRRRVDAAFRGAGVDRAVLVGEVSPDRWLRLHEGLEA; encoded by the coding sequence ATGGCCCGCCCCACGCACGTCTCTCGCGCGCTCTCGCAGAACTTCCTCACCGATCGCACGGCGGCGGCCCGGCTCGCCAGGCTCGCCGTACCGCACCCGAAAGCGGGGCTCGTCCTCGAAGTCGGCGCCGGCAAAGGCGCGTTGACCGAGCTGCTCGCCCCGCGCTGCCGTCGGCTCCTCGCCTACGAGATCGACGAACGGCTCGTCCCGCAGCTCGACGCCCGCTTTCGCTCCGCATCCCAGGTCCAGGTCGTCGCGGGGGACTTCCTCGCCGCGCGCCCACCCCGGACGCCGTTCTCGGTCGCGGGGAACGTGCCCTTCTCCCGGACGGCCGCCATCGTGCACTGGTGTCTGACGGCCCCGGCACTCACCGACGCGACACTCCTCACGCAGCTGGAGTACGCCCGCAAGCGCACGGGGGACTACGGGAGGTGGACTTCTCTGACCGTTCTGAGCTGGCCCCGGTACGAGTGGCGTCTGGTGGGGCGGGTCGGACGGCACGGCTTCCGGCCCGTGCCGCGGGTGGACGCGGGCATCCTCCGGATCGAGCGCCGCCGCACCCCGCTCCTCGACCCGGCCGCACTGAGTGGCTGGCGGCACCTGGTCGAGCTCGGCTTCTCGGGGGTCGGCGGTTCCTTGCACGCCTCTCTGTGCCGGGCCCACCCCCGGCGCCGGGTGGACGCGGCCTTCCGGGGCGCCGGTGTCGACCGGGCCGTACTCGTGGGAGAGGTGTCGCCCGACCGGTGGCTGCGGCTGCACGAGGGGCTGGAGGCGTGA